The Bacteroides ovatus genomic interval TTTGATGAAGATGGTAAGGCATATATTGTTAATAATGATGAGGCTCCGGATAATAAACCTGAATATAGCGGACACCGTACTATACGCATACAAGAGTTTGATGTGAAAACAGATAAGACGATCGGTCCCCGTAAAGTTCTTGTAAACAAAGGAGCCCAACCGGCAGACAAGCCAATTTGGATAGAAGGTCCTCATTTATATAAGATAAATGGAAAGTACTTCTTGATGTCCGCCGAAGGTGGAACGGGAAACTGGCATTCGGAAGTGATTTTCCGTGGTGATTCTCCGATGGGTAAGTTTCTTCCATGGAAAAACAATCCGATTCTGACGCAAAGACATTTGAATTCTGACCGTCCTAATTCGGTAACCTGTGCTGGTCATGCAGACTTGATTCAAGCAAAAGAGGGAGATTGGTGGGCTGTTTTTCTGGCTTGTCGCCCTATTAATAATCAGTTTGAGAATTTGGGACGTGAAACATTTATGATGCCGGTGAAATGGAGTGAAGACGGATTCCCGTACATGACACAAGGCGATGATTTAGTACCTATGATTGTAAAACGTGAAGGTGCGAAACGCGATACGACAGTTACTTATGGTAATTTCGAGTTAATAGAGAACTTTGATTCTCCTGTACTTGATATGCCATGGATGACTTTAAGAGCTTCTGCTTCCGATTTATATTCATTGACGGAAACACCCGGATATTTGACCTTGAAGTGTGCAGATATTAGCGCTACGGAAAAGAAAACTCCGGCATTTGTCTGTCGTCGGTTACAACATCATAAATTTGAATGTGCTACCCGTATGTTGTTCAATCCTTCTAACGATAAGGAAACAGCCGGAATGCTGTTGTTTAAAAATGAGACGCATCAATATTTCTTCTGCTTGAATAAAGTGGGTGAGAATAAAAATATTTCTCTGAAACAAATCGGTGAAAAGGAGCAGACATTGGCTTCAGATGAAATAGACGCAGATACAAATGAGGTATATTTGAAATTAGTATCTCAAGGAATTGGTTACGATTTCTATTATTCTATTGATGGTGAAAAAAGCTGGAAACTGCTTTGTAAAGATGTAGATCCTAGTTATCTCTCTACTACAACGGCTGGTGGATTTACCGGTACTACAATTGGATTATACGCTACTTGCAAATAATTATTTTTTTTATATAAATCTAATACTAGTAACTATGAGTGATATTTATAATGATAGCTAATGCAATTAAAAAAAAGAATGATGATTAGAAAACAATGTAGTTAATTAACATCTTAAACTAATGGTAATGAAAAATGTAACGAAGAAAATTCAAAAAATTCCTTACCTGTTTCTCCTTATGTTGTTTAGTTTTGTAACAGCATCAGCACAGAAAGGGATAACGGTGAGGGGAACGGTTCTTGACAGTAATGGTGAGACAATCATTGGAGCCTCGGTAACTTTAAAAGGTAATAATTCAGTAGGTACGATCTCAGATATAGATGGCAATTTTGTGTTGACTGTGCCCAGTGAGAAGTCCGTCCTTATTGTTTCGTATGTAGGAATGAAACCACAGGAAGTGAAAGTATCTTCCAAAGGGATGATAAAAGTGACGTTGGAAGATGATACCAAACAACTGGAAGAAGTAGTAGTTGTAGGTTACGGACAACAGAAGAAAGCGTCAGTGGTAGGTGCTATCACGCAGACAAGTGGCAAGACACTGGAACGTGCCGGTGGTGTAACTAGTCTTGGTTCAGCATTGACAGGGTCTTTGCCGGGAGTTATTACTTCTGCTTCTTCTGGTATGCCTGGTGCAGAAGATCCTCAGATTATCATTCGTACACAGAGCTCGTGGAATAATAGTGAACCTTTAATATTGGTGGATGGTATTGAACGTGAGATGAGTTCGGTAGATATCTCGTCTGTAGAGAATATTTCAGTGCTAAAAGACGCCTCTGCTACGGCTGTTTATGGTGTGAAGGGTGCCAATGGTGTAATTCTTATAACTACCAAACGTGGTAAGGAAGGAAAAGCTAGTGTGCAAATCAAAGCTAATGTAACAGCAAAGGTGGCATCCAAACTACCGGAGAAGTATGATGCATACGATACTTTTTATCTGTTGAATAACTCTATTGAACGCGAGGCTTGTCTTAATCCTAATGGCTGGAATGACTATACTCCGACTTCCATTATTGATAAGTATCGTCATCCTGCCAATGCGGAAGAATGGGATCGTTATCCTAATACTGATTGGGAAAAAGCACTGTTTAATAGTACAGCCATGTCTTACAATACCAGTGTCAATGTTTCCGGAGGTACAAAAATTGTCAGTTATTTTGCAGCGGCTGATTTTGTAAGTGAGGGTGACTTGTTTAAAGTATATGATAACCGTCGTGGCTATGATTATGGTTTTGGCTATAATCGTATTAATGTGCGTAGTAATTTGGATTTCCAATTGACTAAAACTACAAAGTTTTCTACCAATCTATTTGGATCGAATGCTCAGCGTACCGTACCATGGGACTATAATGACCAAGATGCAACTTTTTGGGCAGCAGCCTATAAAAGTGCTCCTGATGCCATGCGTCCGATTTATTCTAACGGTATGTGGGGATGGTATCAACCTCGTGATGCCGATGTGCCTAACTCCGTATACAAACTGGCTGTAGCAGGGTCGGAGAAACGTACGACTACAAAGATGACTTCAGATTTTATCCTTGAGCAAGATTTGCATATGCTTACCAAAGGGCTGAAATTCAAAGCTAATTTCTCAATGGACTATACATTCGTTGAAAATAAGCGTGGTGTCAATGATATGTATCATAATTCTCAGCGTATGTGGGTTAGACCTGATACTGGAGAAATTATTTTGGAACAACCGGAGCTTGGTACCGGTTTGGATGCTATTATCAATCCTATCTATTGGGAACATCAGGCTGGTAGCGTGAATACTGGTGCTACTTATCGTAAGCTTTATTATTCCATGCAAATGGATTATACACGAAATTTCGGTAAACATGAAGTGACTGCTCTTGCTCTTTTCAGTCGTTTGAAAGAAGCGTCGGGCAGTGTGTTCCCTATTTATCGTGAAGATTGGGTGTTTCGTTTAACTTATAATTATGCTATGCGCTACTTCTTTGAAACTAATGGTGCCTATAATGGTTCTGAGAAGTTCGGTCCTGATTACCGTTTTGCTTTTTTCCCTTCTTTTTCATTAGGATGGATGATTAGCGAGGAAAAAATTGTTAAGAACAATCTGAAATTTCTCGATATGTTGAAGTTACGAGCTTCTTGGGGTAGAGTGGGAGATGATGCGGTGGTTCAGCCTTGGCAAAGATTTACAGATGGTCGTTTCTTATATAAAAATCAGTTGGATTATGGAGGTAATACACTGATGGGTAATATTAAGCCTGCTAATACTCCTTATACTTACTACACAATCAGTCGACTGGGGAATCCTAATATCTCATGGGAAACTGTAGAAAAGAGAAATTTAGGTATTGATTATGCTTTTTTAGGAGGGGCGGTTGCCGGTTCGGTGGATATATTCAATGACACTCGTACTGATATTTTGGTGAAGGGAAGCGATAGAGCGATAGCTTCTTATTTTGGAACTGATGCTCCTTATGCTAATCTCGGTAAAGTGAGCAGTCATGGTTATGAGTTGGAGTTGAGATTGAACCATACTTTTAATAATGGTATTCGTGCTTGGCTCAATACTAGCATGACTCATGCTGTCAACAAAGTAAAATTCCGTGATGATGCACCTTTGAAACCTGATTACCAGAAAGGGGCGGGACACGCCATTAATCAGGTATATTCTTATATTGATCATGGTAATCTTGCTACATGGGATGACGTGATTGGAAGTCCGGTTTGGACAACGGGTAATGATGCAAAACTCCCTGGGGATTATAACATTGTCGATTTTAATGGCGACGGTGTAATTGATGCTGATGACCGTGCTCCCTATCAGTATTCTACGATGCCTCAGAATACTTACAATGCTTCAATTGGAGCTGAATGGAAGGGATTTAGCATTTTTGCACAGTTCTATGGAGTAAACAATGTGACTCGTGAAGTCAATTTCCCGACGTTCCGTAGCACTGCCCATGTAGCTTATGCTGAAGGTGATTATTGGACTCCCGATGGGAGTGCTACTCTGCCCGCACCGCGTTGGGGGACCACTATTGATCAAGCAGCATCAGGCACTAGATATTGGTACGATGGTTCTTATTTGCGTTTGAAAAACGTTGAATTGTCCTATACTTTCCAAAAATCAAACTGGTTGAAGAAGATGGGGATCAAAAACTGCCGTATATATCTGAACGGTGATAATCTTTATATGTGGACTAAAATGCCGGATGATCGCGAATCTAATACCGGATATAGTTCTTCTGATGGTGCTTATCCGACAATGCGCCGTTTCAATCTTGGTATCGACATTACTTTATAAATACTAAGTAAAGACTATGAATAAGTATATTAATAAAATATTCCTTACGTCGGTCATCACTTTGGCCGGTATGTTGGGAGCTACTTCTTGTACTGACTATTTGGACAAATCTCCATATAGTGACATTGAAGAAAATGATCCATATAAGAATTTCAAGAATTTCCAGGGATTTACCGAGGAACTCTATAACTGTATACCTGTTGTATCAAACAGTGAGTATCATACTAGTTTTAATTTTGGTGAGGAAGATTATTGGGAGCCACAGGAGCTTCGCCTCTTTGCCCGTAATATTGACTATGGTGATTTCTGGGGATGGACTACCTGTTATTATTCTTATCCTTCTTCTATACGTGGTGGAAAGGCTAATTCACAGGAACGCAGTGATAAGGGTAATTTGTGGAAACTTTGCTGGTATGGTATCCGTAAGGCTAACATTGGTATAGCTAATCTTGGTAATTTGGTAAGTGCTACAGAAGAAGAACGTAATCTTATTGAAGGACAACTTTATTTTTTCCGTGGATGGTTTCATTTTATGTTGATGGAATGGTGGGGTGGAATGCCTTATGTTGACCAAGTATTACCGCCGGATGTTGCTCCTGCATTATCCAGACTTACCTGGCAAGAGTGTGCTGAAAAATGTGTGGCTGATTTTGACCATGCTATTCCTTTGCTTCCCGTTGACTGGGACCAAACCACAGCTGGTAGAGCTACTCTTGGTTTGAATGATACTCGTATTAATAAAATTATGGCTTTGGCCTATAAAGGGAAGACATTGCTTTGGGCGGGTAGTCCGCTAATGAACTGGGCTTCCGGAGGTGACAAAGAGTATGATGCGGGACGTTGTAAGCGTGCAGCTGAAGCTTTTGGCGAAGCTTTGAAGATTGTTGAGGATACTAAACGCTATGAATTAGCAGATATGGAAAATTATAACGACCTGTTTGTCGTATACAATTCCGGCGGTAAGCTTAACGGGGTGAAAGAAGCTATCTTCCGCGAAAATTTAGTGCAGTATGATGGTCGTTGGAACTATAACATGAATACGGATTTTCGTCCGCGTTCTCATATCAATGCTGGTATTAAATGTTATCCGACTGCTAATTATGTAAATTATTTTGGTATGGCTAATGGCTATCCGATCAAAGATATGACAAAAGCCGATGCAGAATCAGGATATGATCCTAAGTATCCTTGGAAAAATCGTGATCCGCGTTTTTATAAAGACATCATATTTGACGGTGAATGGTGTGGAGAAACTGGAAACGGACAATATTGCCAGTTGTATACGAATGGAGCGGACAGTGAAGAGAAAGATCCACAGAAAGGGTGTTTTACAGGTTATATGAATAGTAAGCTCTGTCTAAAAATAGTGAATAATGCTAACGTCAGAGGTGCTCACTACGCTGTTTTAAGTTTGATGCGTTTAGCGGATGTTTATCTGATGTACTCGGAGGCAACGGCTGTAGGTTATGGCTCTCCGCAAAGTAAAGCTTCTAGCTTCTATATGACGGCTGAGGATGCTATCAATGAGATTCGTGATCGTGCCGGTGTGGCTCACGTACTTGATCGATTTACTGGAAATACGACAGACTTTCTTGGTGAGATTCGCCGCGAGCGTGCCGTAGAACTTGCTTTTGAGGGCTTTCGCTTTATGGATCTCCGTCGTTGGATGCTTCTTGATAAGAGTCCTTATACCTTGAAGACAAAGATTGAGTTTGACCGTGTACCTACCGCAAGCTATAACAAAGAGCATCCGGAGGAGAATGAAATCATGAATTTGAAAGAAGTGGTACTGGTGGAGAGAAAGTATACCGACAGACACTATTGGCTGCCATTACCCAAAGCAGATGTTTACTTGTATGAAGGCTTTGGCCAGAATCCGGGATGGTAATCATGACGTATTAATTAATAATGACGCGAAATATGAATAGAAAGTTTATATATATCGGCTGTACTGTTTTTGCCATGTCATTGCTTAGCATGACAGGTGTGCAGGCACAGGAGGAAAGCAAGGACAGCTTAGTGAATGTGGCTTTCGGCAAAGTTGCTCAGGAAGATTTGACTCATGCCATTTCTACTGTCAACACGTCAGAGCTGACAAAGAAGACTGCTAACAATAATAGCCTTGTGGGCCTTGAAAGTTTTGTCGGTGGTTACAATGGATCATCCCTTTGGGGACAAGGACCGTTGGTACTGGTAGACGGTGTGCCTCGTAGTGCATCAAGTGTAAAGGCTTCGGAAGTGGAAAGTATATCTATGCTGAAAGATGCGGCAGCTGTGGTACTCTATGGTAGCCGTGCCGCGAAAGGAGTAATTCTTATCACTACCAAGCGAGGCAAAGATTCACCCATGCATATCGATGTTCGTGCCAATGTAGGGGTGAATGTCCCGAAGGCTTATCCTAAGTACTTGGATGCAGATTGTTATATGACCATGTACAATGAAGCTTGTCGTAATGACGGTATAGCAGAAAGGTATGATGCCGGTACTATTTATAACACAGCAATGGGTACTAATCCTTATCGTTATCCGGACATAGACTTTTATAGTTCAGATTATTTAAGAAAGTTCTATACTAATTCTGATGTTACGGGTGAAGTGTATGGAGGTAATGAAAAGACTCATTATTACTTGAACTTCGGTATGAATTATGCTAATAGCCTGTTGAAATACGGTGAGTCAAAGAAAGCTTATGATATGAGTTTTAATGTACGTGGTAATGTGGATATGGCACTGGCTTCATGGCTTAAAGCAACTACTAATGCTGCTATTATCTTTGACAATAGTTATCAAGGCCGTGGTGACTTTTGGGGAGCGGCTTCTACATTGCGCCCCAACTGGTTTGCACCATTATTACCCATTGATATGATGGATCCTAATGTTGCATATATACAGGAATATATAACTAACAGCAATCATCTTATAGACGGTAAGTATCTGTTAGGAGGTACTTCGGCAGACACGACAAACCCGTTTTCCGAATTGCTTGCTGCTGGATATACGAAGGAAAAAGCACGTAGATTTATGTTTGATGTGGCGGTGATGGCGGATCTTGGAGGCTTGTTAAAGGGTTTATCTTTCAAAACTGCTTATAGCGTAGATTACACTTCTTATTATTCAGAAGCTTATGCTGAAAAGTATGCTATTTATGAGCCTAAATGGTCTAATGTGAATGGTAAGGATATGATTATCGGACTTACCAAATTCAATGATGATACAAAATCAACTAACGAATATGTAGGTAAATCGACTTACGACCAGACCATGACTTTCAGTGCACAGTTTGATTATAACCGTACATTTAAGACATTCCATAATGTATCTGCGACCTTGTTGGGATGGGGATATCAGACACAAAGTTCAGCTGATGAAGGTCATGAGAGTAGTGATTATCATCGTACCAGCAACGTAAATCTGGGATTGCGTGCTTCTTATAATTACGATCATAAATATTATGCAGACTTTAGTGGTGCTTTGGTACATTCAGCCAAGCTGCCGGAAGGAAATCGCAACGCTTTTTCTCCATCGGTCACTTTGGGATGGAGACTTAGTAAAGAGAAGTTTATGGAAAGTGTAGGCTTTGTGGACGATCTGAAGATTACGGCTTCTTATGCCAAGTTGCATCAGGATCTTGATATTTCTGATTACTATATGTATAAGGGCTATTTTTCTGACAAAGGCGGTTGGTTTCAATGGTATGATGGAACGGTGGGTGGTAATACGACCGGTTCAAAACGAGGTGACAATCCGAATCTTGACTTTATCACTCGTGAGGAAGTTCGTGCAGGTATAGACGCCACTTTATTCAATAGACTGTTGAGAATTAATGCGAACTATTTTACTCAGAAGACTAGTGGACTTCTTACTCAAGGTGCTTCTACTATTTATCCTTCGTTTTTCGATTTAGGTACAGATCTTTCATTTTTACCTTGGATCAATTATAATGAAGACAAACGTACTGGTTTTGATTTTTCACTAAGTGCAAATAAAAAGATAGGTGATTTCGACGTGACTCTCGGGTTTAATGGAATGGTATTTTCTTCAAAAGCTTCTATTCGTGATGAAGTGGCGAATGAGTCTTATTTGTTGCGCCAGGGGCGTGCACTTGATGCAACTTATGGATATGTTTGCGAAGGTTTCTTTCAAGATCAGGCTGATATCGAGAAACATGCCAAGCAGACATTCGGCACAGTTCGTCCCGGTGACCTGAAGTATAAGGATATCAATGGTGATGGTGTAATCAATAGTGATGATCAGATTGATCTGGGTGCAGGCGGGTGGTCTACATCACCATTTACTTTTGGTTTGAATTTGACATTGAAATACAAGAACTTTACTCTTTTTGCAATGGGATCGGGACAAACCGGTGCGGTGGCTTTTAAAAATAATTCTTATTACTGGAACAGAGGTACGAGCAAGTTCTCAGAAGTCGTTATGGGACGTTGGACTGAAGAAACGAAAGGAACAGCTACTTATCCTCGTCTTTCTACCAGCAATGGTGATAATAACTTCCGTAATTCTACTTTCTGGATGTACAAGAATAATGTTTTCCGTTTGAGTAATGTGCAGCTTACTTATGATTTTCCTACAGATACTTTCAACGGAACTTTCATACGTGGACTTAGCTTGTATTGTGGTGGAAGCAACTTACTTACAATAGCAAAAGAACGTGAGTATATGGAGATGAGTTTGGGGGCTCCCCAATACCGGAATTTCTATCTAGGCTTTAAGGCCGCATTCTAAATCTAACTAAAAAAGATAGTACATAATATGAAAAAGAAAATAATATTTTTGGTAGCTGCTGCCTTGATGCTGAATAGTTGCGATGACCTTTTCGAGCCGGCCATCGAGAACTTCAAGGATGTGGAACAGATGTACGACGATGCTCAATATGCACAAGGCTTCCTGGTGAATGTGTACCGTTGCGTTCCGGGATACTATGATAATAGTGAATATGCAACAGATGATGCTGTCATTAATCAGAAGAACAATGCATTTCTCACGATGGCTACCGGTGGTTGGACTTCCCGGTTATGGACGCCTATCAATCAATGGACCAATTCGTTCAGTTCTATCCAGTATATCAATCTTTTCCTGGAAAATGTGGATAAGGTAAGGTGGTCGGATGATGCAGAGAAAGCACAATTGTTTGCTCGTCGTACCAAGGGGGAAGCTTATGGACTTCGCGGTATGTTTTTATACTATTTGCTTCGTGCACATGCTGGATTTGGAGAAAACGGAGAATTGCTCGGTGTACCTCGTTTGACAGAGTATCTTACTATAAACTCGGACCTTAATTTACCTCGTGCTTCGTTTGCTGATTGTGTACAGCAGATATATAGTGAC includes:
- a CDS encoding RagB/SusD family nutrient uptake outer membrane protein, translated to MNKYINKIFLTSVITLAGMLGATSCTDYLDKSPYSDIEENDPYKNFKNFQGFTEELYNCIPVVSNSEYHTSFNFGEEDYWEPQELRLFARNIDYGDFWGWTTCYYSYPSSIRGGKANSQERSDKGNLWKLCWYGIRKANIGIANLGNLVSATEEERNLIEGQLYFFRGWFHFMLMEWWGGMPYVDQVLPPDVAPALSRLTWQECAEKCVADFDHAIPLLPVDWDQTTAGRATLGLNDTRINKIMALAYKGKTLLWAGSPLMNWASGGDKEYDAGRCKRAAEAFGEALKIVEDTKRYELADMENYNDLFVVYNSGGKLNGVKEAIFRENLVQYDGRWNYNMNTDFRPRSHINAGIKCYPTANYVNYFGMANGYPIKDMTKADAESGYDPKYPWKNRDPRFYKDIIFDGEWCGETGNGQYCQLYTNGADSEEKDPQKGCFTGYMNSKLCLKIVNNANVRGAHYAVLSLMRLADVYLMYSEATAVGYGSPQSKASSFYMTAEDAINEIRDRAGVAHVLDRFTGNTTDFLGEIRRERAVELAFEGFRFMDLRRWMLLDKSPYTLKTKIEFDRVPTASYNKEHPEENEIMNLKEVVLVERKYTDRHYWLPLPKADVYLYEGFGQNPGW
- a CDS encoding glycoside hydrolase family 43 protein, encoding MKNTQVIQLMSIVWLSIFMLGITMISCNSKKEQQLPAIGKSVALFDYFSYKGNDDFYISNPLSGEDYFYNPILPGWYSDPSVCTNGEGDYFLVTSTFTYFPGIPIFHSKDLVNWKQIGHVLNRASQLVNMEGQKVSGGIFAPAISYNPYNKTYYMVTTNVGAGNFFVKTQDPFGEWSEPVMLPEVGGIDPSFFFDEDGKAYIVNNDEAPDNKPEYSGHRTIRIQEFDVKTDKTIGPRKVLVNKGAQPADKPIWIEGPHLYKINGKYFLMSAEGGTGNWHSEVIFRGDSPMGKFLPWKNNPILTQRHLNSDRPNSVTCAGHADLIQAKEGDWWAVFLACRPINNQFENLGRETFMMPVKWSEDGFPYMTQGDDLVPMIVKREGAKRDTTVTYGNFELIENFDSPVLDMPWMTLRASASDLYSLTETPGYLTLKCADISATEKKTPAFVCRRLQHHKFECATRMLFNPSNDKETAGMLLFKNETHQYFFCLNKVGENKNISLKQIGEKEQTLASDEIDADTNEVYLKLVSQGIGYDFYYSIDGEKSWKLLCKDVDPSYLSTTTAGGFTGTTIGLYATCK
- a CDS encoding SusC/RagA family TonB-linked outer membrane protein — translated: MVMKNVTKKIQKIPYLFLLMLFSFVTASAQKGITVRGTVLDSNGETIIGASVTLKGNNSVGTISDIDGNFVLTVPSEKSVLIVSYVGMKPQEVKVSSKGMIKVTLEDDTKQLEEVVVVGYGQQKKASVVGAITQTSGKTLERAGGVTSLGSALTGSLPGVITSASSGMPGAEDPQIIIRTQSSWNNSEPLILVDGIEREMSSVDISSVENISVLKDASATAVYGVKGANGVILITTKRGKEGKASVQIKANVTAKVASKLPEKYDAYDTFYLLNNSIEREACLNPNGWNDYTPTSIIDKYRHPANAEEWDRYPNTDWEKALFNSTAMSYNTSVNVSGGTKIVSYFAAADFVSEGDLFKVYDNRRGYDYGFGYNRINVRSNLDFQLTKTTKFSTNLFGSNAQRTVPWDYNDQDATFWAAAYKSAPDAMRPIYSNGMWGWYQPRDADVPNSVYKLAVAGSEKRTTTKMTSDFILEQDLHMLTKGLKFKANFSMDYTFVENKRGVNDMYHNSQRMWVRPDTGEIILEQPELGTGLDAIINPIYWEHQAGSVNTGATYRKLYYSMQMDYTRNFGKHEVTALALFSRLKEASGSVFPIYREDWVFRLTYNYAMRYFFETNGAYNGSEKFGPDYRFAFFPSFSLGWMISEEKIVKNNLKFLDMLKLRASWGRVGDDAVVQPWQRFTDGRFLYKNQLDYGGNTLMGNIKPANTPYTYYTISRLGNPNISWETVEKRNLGIDYAFLGGAVAGSVDIFNDTRTDILVKGSDRAIASYFGTDAPYANLGKVSSHGYELELRLNHTFNNGIRAWLNTSMTHAVNKVKFRDDAPLKPDYQKGAGHAINQVYSYIDHGNLATWDDVIGSPVWTTGNDAKLPGDYNIVDFNGDGVIDADDRAPYQYSTMPQNTYNASIGAEWKGFSIFAQFYGVNNVTREVNFPTFRSTAHVAYAEGDYWTPDGSATLPAPRWGTTIDQAASGTRYWYDGSYLRLKNVELSYTFQKSNWLKKMGIKNCRIYLNGDNLYMWTKMPDDRESNTGYSSSDGAYPTMRRFNLGIDITL
- a CDS encoding SusC/RagA family TonB-linked outer membrane protein encodes the protein MNRKFIYIGCTVFAMSLLSMTGVQAQEESKDSLVNVAFGKVAQEDLTHAISTVNTSELTKKTANNNSLVGLESFVGGYNGSSLWGQGPLVLVDGVPRSASSVKASEVESISMLKDAAAVVLYGSRAAKGVILITTKRGKDSPMHIDVRANVGVNVPKAYPKYLDADCYMTMYNEACRNDGIAERYDAGTIYNTAMGTNPYRYPDIDFYSSDYLRKFYTNSDVTGEVYGGNEKTHYYLNFGMNYANSLLKYGESKKAYDMSFNVRGNVDMALASWLKATTNAAIIFDNSYQGRGDFWGAASTLRPNWFAPLLPIDMMDPNVAYIQEYITNSNHLIDGKYLLGGTSADTTNPFSELLAAGYTKEKARRFMFDVAVMADLGGLLKGLSFKTAYSVDYTSYYSEAYAEKYAIYEPKWSNVNGKDMIIGLTKFNDDTKSTNEYVGKSTYDQTMTFSAQFDYNRTFKTFHNVSATLLGWGYQTQSSADEGHESSDYHRTSNVNLGLRASYNYDHKYYADFSGALVHSAKLPEGNRNAFSPSVTLGWRLSKEKFMESVGFVDDLKITASYAKLHQDLDISDYYMYKGYFSDKGGWFQWYDGTVGGNTTGSKRGDNPNLDFITREEVRAGIDATLFNRLLRINANYFTQKTSGLLTQGASTIYPSFFDLGTDLSFLPWINYNEDKRTGFDFSLSANKKIGDFDVTLGFNGMVFSSKASIRDEVANESYLLRQGRALDATYGYVCEGFFQDQADIEKHAKQTFGTVRPGDLKYKDINGDGVINSDDQIDLGAGGWSTSPFTFGLNLTLKYKNFTLFAMGSGQTGAVAFKNNSYYWNRGTSKFSEVVMGRWTEETKGTATYPRLSTSNGDNNFRNSTFWMYKNNVFRLSNVQLTYDFPTDTFNGTFIRGLSLYCGGSNLLTIAKEREYMEMSLGAPQYRNFYLGFKAAF